A portion of the Psilocybe cubensis strain MGC-MH-2018 chromosome 10, whole genome shotgun sequence genome contains these proteins:
- a CDS encoding Major facilitator-type transporter psiT2, translated as MSLERSTSPNPTERTSLLSDTASTISSRDDVEQSSLKQRRTPIPTGQLGVLFSIRFTEPIIYSHLWPYINQFVNDIGVSDGNPRNVGFYSGLIESVFACGEVCSIFMLSRLSDRIGRRPVLLPSALGIAVFTALFGLSSSFTMMLTLRVCAGLLAGATPIVHSIVSELTDDTNNALVVPLYGLITPIGFAIGPLIGGTLEHAATKYPNVFGYELFRKYPYFLPSFVPCCMAIVGVTFGYFFLKETLPSLVKSKKRLERQRSSSSISSENSTLYGATEHIRDSTEETAADEEPDSKPKGITELIRDPSIRAIMASGTFLMFLYTSSDVIFSLYCFTAVEDGGVGLPPEKIGYAFSVAGLIAMLMQLCITPWVLRTFDKAKVYHFCMCSFPLVFALMGCLNPLAQTGYSEINKTLHPTTTGLLYAAIAILLLLARVCVMAFPISMMLVKQTADKHSLATANGLVQVAMTLARAFCPTISSSVFAYSTSHNILGGHFWVVVMVFISLVGVWQSTKIARVTKTKEQL; from the exons ATGTCTCTGGAGCGCTCAACAAGTCCAAATCCTACCGAGCGTACATCTCTTCTATCTGACACTGCGTCTACCATTTCATCCAGAGATGACGTTGAACAGTCAAGTCTGAAGCAAAGGCGCACGCCTATACCAACTGGACAACTTGGCG TTCTATTCTCTATCAGATTCACCGAACCTATAATATACAGTCATTTATGGCCTTATATTAACCAGTTTGTGAATGATATCGGCGTCTCTGATGGGAATCCACGTAATGTTGGGTTCTACAGTGGGTTGATC GAAAGTGTATTTGCTTGCGGAGAAGTTTGCTCTATCTTCATGCTGTCGAGGCTTTCAG ATAGAATAGGTCGTCGACCGGTGCTACTCCCATCTGCACTGGGTATTGCAGTGTTTACTGCTCTGTTTGGTTTATCAAGCTCGTTTACCATGATGTTGACTCTTCGAGTTTGCGCTGGTCTCTTAGCCGGAGCGACGCCTATAGTACACTCCATTGTCAGCGAACTTACTGATGATACCAATAATGCACTCGTTGTACCATTATATGGCCTCATAACTCCCATCGGATTTGCCATTGG GCCCCTGATCGGGGGAACCCTTGAACACGCTGCAACTAAGTATCCCAACGTCTTTGGATATGAGCTTTTTCGAAAGTACCCCTACTTCTTACCATCGTTTGTTCCATGCTGCATGGCTATCGTGGGCGTCACATTCGGCTACTTCTTTTTAAAAGAA ACGCTTCCTAGTTTAGTCAAGTCTAAAAAAAGACTTGAACGTCAACGGTCCTCCTCTTCTATATCATCAGAGAACTCTACTCTATACGGTGCCACAGAGCATATCAGGGACTCAACAGAAGAAACCGCGGCGGACGAGGAACCCGATTCCAAGCCGAAGGGTATTACTGAGTTAATTCGGGATCCTTCTATACGGGCTATAATGGCTTCTGGTACATTTTTGATGTTTCTATACACGAGTTCCGATGTGATATTCTCACTCTACTGCTTTACTGCTGTTGAGGATGGAGGCGTTGGATTGCCT CCCGAGAAGATCGGTTATGCATTCTCCGTTGCAGGCCTCATAGCTATGCTCATGCAGCTTTGCATAACGCCATGGGTGCTCCGTACTTTTGACAAGGCTAAAGTATACCACTTCTGCATGTGCTCGTTCCCTCTCGTGTTTGCACTCATGGGATGCCTGAATCCCCTCGCTCAAACTGGGTACAGTGAAATTAACAAAACACTTCATCCGACCACTACGGGACTGCTCTATGCTGCAATAGCCATCTTGCTCCTTCTAGCCCGTGTCTGCGTTATGGCATTCCC TATCAGCATGATGCTGGTTAAACAAACGGCCGATAAGCATTCGCTTGCCACTGCGAATGGCCTCGTGCAAGTGGCCATGACCCTTGCAAGAGCATTCTGCCCTACAATCTCAAG CTCGGTGTTTGCTTATTCTACTAGCCATAATATCCTGGGTGGACATTTCTGGGTGGTAGTGATGGTATTCATTTCCCTGGTTGGGGTATGGCAATCTACGAAAATTGCCAGGGtcacaaaaacaaaagagcAATTGTGA